Genomic DNA from Melopsittacus undulatus isolate bMelUnd1 chromosome 2, bMelUnd1.mat.Z, whole genome shotgun sequence:
GATACCATTCACTCACACTGTTAAAGTCCTTTAGCTCCCAAATCAAGGTGGTTGCACTCAAACTGCTTGCTGGGATAAGTGCTTGGCTCATACCCATTCCCAAACTCAACTTGGGAAGTGGCCTAAGGACTATTTGAACAACTGAAGAATGCCGATGATCATGTTCCCATGCCCAGAAACACATCCTAACCCATTTAATCCACTAATACAGACCCAGCCTATGGATCTGACTGGGAATTTCAGGAAGCATTGGAAAAATCCCACCAAATCTGACACAACTGACAGCATAAGCAATGTTCCAAGTATCTCACCCAGATGGGACACATTCTCCATTGGAGATGTGCAGGAAAAGGTTAGATAAAATCACCCTGGTGTGGTGTAGATATACAATTCCCTCTGCCATAAATGGGATGTGGATCACAGGAATTCCTTCCATCCCTATATTTTCATAGTTATAATGATGGAGAATGAATTCCTTGCCTTCATGTAGCTTACTCCAGCCTTTCTTTATAGACATCCCTCCCTAAATTCCCTCCTCTGTATCTCAGGAAACCACAGAGCAAGTCCCCAGCACTGACTCATTCATCTCTATAGCTACTACAAGTTCTCATTTGCTCCACGTCTCTCGTACCTCCAGGGCTTGAGATGAATGACAAGAACATTAACAACAGGCAACTAATGCTAGAGGCAGGCCCAAGTTTTCCATCAAAGCCTTTCTTGGTTTGTTTCCTCTGGTAGGAAAGGAGATTGgtggggaaaaataattgctttggTTAAAAGAAAGCCCATAAAAGACCTTTTTTGGGGTGAAGAATATGAAACCTTGGCTTTGCAATATTGCTTCTTGGGGGGAAATTCATCACTATTGACTTTGATGCTGCAAAGGGGGTGAAGTTCCCCCTTTCCCTTGtatatcttttttcttcagggAATAATAAAAGGAGAAGAGCACAAGACaaagaaggaggaggggaaaaaacacccaaaaaccACCAAATTCTACCAGtttttccatcattttcaaggaaaaatgggaaataatCATTCTTTGTTGCATTCTTTGCCACTTCCAGCAGCAAATGCCACTGTCTGTCCATTTTAGCATGGATTCTCTCTGGTCCCACACCCTCAGAATGGCTTCATCCCCCTCCATCCTTGGGTGCAACAGGGAGAAGAGCTTTGCCCATCCCTTCCAGGAGTTCAATCCCAGTCACTTGGGACCTGGGGTCACCAGGGCCACCTCTGTGCCCAGATAAAACCCTCAAGGACACCTCCTATGGGATATCAAAGAACTGAACAAGAGAAGGCTTCATCCGGCAGCAACAGCTTTCCAAGGAGCTGAAAACCCCTTAGGTTGGGTCCTGAGCCTTATGTAGAGCCATGGACCTAGTGTTCCCACTCAGCTTTGTCATTCCTTGGTCCACAGGCCACCATGAGAAGCAGGACCGCAGAGGAGATAAGGGTGAAGAGGAGATgcaacctgccccatagcactgctTGAGTAGCACATACTTTAGGAAGGGAAACTGAGCCAAGAAGCACCTCAATGCTGGGACCTGAACCAAACCAAAGCACCCCCAGTCACAATGGTGGCATCCAGAACCTAGACCCCAATAAACTGGAGGATGATGCCCCAAAGCTTCACCCTGACCCCAATCCTGATGCATTGTGTGGGCTCaggaagctgtggttgccccatccttggcagtgttcaaggccaggttgaacagagccttgggtgacagaGCCATTCTATGATATAAAGAGGCTGGAAAAGGGGATCCCTCTTTTCCACATGGATTTCCCTGATGACCTTGGGCTAGGGGCTTGCTCTATCCCAGTCTCTGCTCCCTCACCTCGAAACAATACTCATAGGGATAGAGTTTAAAACCCATTCCTGGTGTGCTCTTTGGTTTCACCAAGGGATTGCTTCCCAGCCTTGGAGCATCACATTACACTGATGTGCAGTGGTAACCAAGGACTGTAAGGAAATCCCTCCTGTCTCATCCATGCAAAACTCAGCAAAGGCAATGGAGGACAAGCCCCATGTGAGCCATggaatcccagattggtttgggatgaagggaccttaaagctcatccagctccaacccctgctatggacagggaccccttccacttgagcagctgctccaagcccctgtgtccaacctggccttgagcactgccagggatggggcagccacagctgccctgaccctccaggcccttgtcccaagcccctctccagctttcctgcagcccctttaggcactggagccaTCCTACATCAGTAGGACATGATTTTGGCTGCTGTTTGGCCTCAAAGGTTGCCCACATGGAGTCTCCCATCCTTGGAGATGTTGGAAACCCACCTAGGAGGGACTCCTGTGAGCAGCGAGGCTCTTGATAGTAATAAGGATTTGGAGAACGTGGCTTTTAAGAAgaacccaaacaacaaacagcaCTTAAAAGATGCCTCATTTGAACAGAGAATGAGAACAATTAAGCACAACATCACTTCTACGTTAATGAAGAGGCGCTTATGCTCTAGGGCTGAGCATCACAGCAAACACTTGTCCTCCAATCTGCCGCAAGGAAGAGCAAGTGGGAGAGCAGATGGGCAccaaaggggaaagggaagccTCAAGGGTGTCCTGACAGCCAAGGGGCAACACAAGGAGGGATGAATCCTTCTTAGGTTTAAGATCTGAGCTGACCTAACCCCTTTGCTTGGGAACAGCAGCCATATGAATAGGCTGGAGCAGgttggagggatgggaaggtgAGAAATCCATGCTTAAATCCACAAGGAAACAAGTAATTATCCCTTGCACCAGTATAAGAGAGCAAaacaacagctctgcagctctagGCCAGCTTTCTGCTTCAGTCCTCCCATCACCAGCCCTGAGCACACACCTTGCAAGGTGACAGGAAGCTGAGATCCCAATGAAAGGACTGTGTCACCGCTGGAAAAGCCTTTCCTTACACCTTCTATCCCTGAAAAACACCGATCCCTGGCTGCTTTCTCACATCCCAATCACCACCATCACACCTGGATGGAGCTGAGCCTGCAGCACCACTCACATCCCCAGTGAGAGCCGGAACTGATGCCAAAATGCAGCAAGAAAAGGGCAAAATCCCCCAGTTTAAACCATTTCCCACCCAGCAGGAACCACGTCCAGCAGGACAGAGGAGTCAAATCCCAGCTTCATTTTATATCCATATGAATGGATTTAAATGGATACCTGTTTGAGGGCAGGGTGTCCCTCTACATCTCCATAGGGAACAAAATAAACCATTCCAAGGCATAACCCCCCCATTGGCATTCACATAGAAACAGGGTATAAAGGCTGTGATTCCACTTATATCACCACAAACCCCATCTCTGCTCTCTGCCACCTCTATGGCAGCAGTGGGATCAGCCAAGGAAAGCTCTGGAAAACACAATCACTGCAAACCCTCCTCACACACGTACATGCAGAGTAGCCCCCCCTTCCTCCAGCTCCCATCACTTTTGTTTTGCATTCCCGACACATCCAACCCCTTCAGGAACAACAGCATCATCCAGATAGGAGCTTCCCACTCCGGATCCCAAATGGGGTCTCATCATGGGGTGAAATAAGGACACCCCCATTCTAGCCCcggatgggaatgatgggggggggggcagagggatgTGCCACCCCCCGTTGTGCTGCGTTAAACATGGCAGCATCCGAAGGCTGCCCCACCCAAGTGGCCTAGGACTCGCATCCCGcatcctgctgcatccctgggatGCTTTGTCTCGGGAATAACACCAGCCTGGGGGGATGTGTGGGACCCTCCCGTGTATGGGACCCCCATCTGTCTGTGGGACCCCTGGGATGCTGATCCCAACGACCCTCAGGATGCAGAGATGCTGGTCCTTGGGACCCCCTGGATGCAGGTATACGAGTCCTTGGGACCCTCGAGATGCCAAGGACCctcaggatgcagggatgctggtcCTCAGGACCCTTGGGATGCAGGAATGCTGGCCCTTGGGACCCTCGGGATGCAGGGATTATGGCTCTTGGGACCTTTGGGATGCAGGGGTGCTGGTCCTCAGGACCCTTGGGATGCAGGGGTGCTGACCCCTGGGACCCtcaggctgcagggatgctggtcCTCAGGACccttgggatgcagggatgctggccCTTGGGATGCTGGTCCTTCAGATAAGCCTCCCCACAACAGCCAGGAATACACTTGGAAAGGACCTGTACATCCCAGAGAGGTGACCCAAACCTCTCCTGCTGAAAGCCAAGCTGGGGGGTGCATCTGAATGTTGGGATATGAGAGGGATGGATGCTGGGAACCTGCTGCAATCCCACCCGACATAAAGAACCCGTGTATTCAGTACGTGAATAGCAaagagcacagcacacagcaccaaCACCCGGAGAGGTGGGGAATGTTAAGGACGTCCCCTGGGTGGGAGATGAGCAAATCCCCCAAAACAGTGTTTGTAAGCTGCATTCACCCAGCTCCCAAGGTGGGATGTCCCTGCTGGAGATGGGCAAGGGGGAGTGAAGAAGGGATGGGGATAAGGATGGAGACAGGGATAAGGATGGAGACAGGGATaaggatggatacagggataaGGATGGGGACGGGGGGTCCTCACCTGTATGACGAGCTGACCCCCGCCGCCACCTCCTCCTTGATCTGCCTGTTAAGGGCATCAGCAGCCGCCCTGCCCCTGCCCACCTCCGTCTCCTCCACCTTCTTCCGAGCCTTGTCCCTGCCATCCCCGGCCCGCACCGCTTTGGGATGCTCATCCTCCGCTTCGccatcctcctccttcctctcggCTCCGGGCAGCACCTTCCTCCGCTTCTCTTGAGCCGGTTTCTCTGGCGACCCACGGTCCAGGGCGAGCACGGGGGAAGGTCCCGGTTTAGGGATCCAGGGATGATCCCCCCGCTTGGGAATGGGCCAAGCGCGGAAATCCTTCTGGTACTGCGTCTCCTTCTCGAAGGGCGTATCCGAGGGCTGGTACTCGCTCTTGGGCTTGCAGCTCGGCTCCGGCCGCTGCACCTTCCACGGCTTGTAGTCGTGCCGCATCACCGAGTCAGCCGGGGGGGACCCGTgaggggccgggccgggccgagcCGCACCGGGGGCCgcttcaccaccaccaccaccaccggtaccggtaccggtACCTACAGCCGCAGCCTCAGCACCGGGCTGGGTGTCGATGGGGGCAACGGGGACCGGGCGAGCCGCAGGGTGCTCGGTGGCCTCGGAGTACTTGGTGAAGACGAGAGGGACGGCGATGTCCGCCTTGTCCAGCTGGCTCCAGAAGCGGGCGATGCAGCAGGCGCGGCTGATGCAGGGCCACGCCATGGCGGCCCCGCACGGCAGCGAGAACCGGGACCGACGGGGGGGATGTGGGATAAGGGATGAGGGATAAGGGACGAGGGATGcgggatgtgggatggggatggggagggaggggaccGGGCACGGCACGCACAAGGCACGCCCCGACGTAAcgggagaggggaggggcttaagcGGAGTGGGCGGGGCTAGGTTGGGGTGGGGGGCATGAACATAGGaacatgtatgtgcatatatgtgcaAGGcgtgtatgtatgtgtgtacatgcaAGGTGTGTTTATGCACGCGTGTGCACGGTGACTcgcatgtgtgtgcatgcacatgtaGCAGGCACGCATGCCTGTGAGACATGAGGATGCATATGTGTGCTCAGTCACAGTTCAACACATGcccatgcatgcacacacacatgcacgaGCACACACCTGCATGCATGAACACATGCAGTCACACATACATGTAAGATGCGTCCTTGCATGCACACGCATGCACAAGCACACAcctgcacatacacatgcatgtaCAAGCACATGCAGTCACACATACATATAAGACACGCCCATGCATGTATACCtatatatgcatgcacacacagctgCATGCATATGTCCAAGGACGTTCATGCACACGTGtgcacacacgcacacacacgcatgtatatgtacacacacatgcacaatcacacacctgcacacacacaggcgAAACCTGTCCATGCACATATGTGCAGTGTCACACACCTGCATACACATGTTCAagacacacatatacatgcacAGTTACACCCCTGCACACACAAGATGCACCCATGCATGCATGAGCACATGCACAATCACACACATGTGAAACACGCACACGTATGCACACATGTACGTGTACACATACATGTGAAAACACACCCATGCACGTGTGCATGGTAACACACTAAGGCACAAACACGTGCAAGAAGCCCATGAATGAATGctgacacacacatgcatgtgcaAGACATGCCCATACATGCAAGCACAGTCACACACATCCACCCACATGcaatgtgcacacacatgtacaatGCATACATGTACCTATGTGCACACTTACACACACATCCATGGATGCACACATACAGACCtgcacacatgcatacaaaTGCATGCAGCGGACATGGACACATGTGGGCAACACATACACATGTACACATATTTAAATGCAtacacatgcatgcatacataGCTGCACAAATACACATGTATGTGGTCACTCACATACCTGTACATATATGCACAGTATGCATGCAGACATATGTGACATATGtggcacagcacacacacatgcatgcacactgATATCTGCACATACATGTGAATACACATGAATGCAGACACATATGCATGACATTTGTGTGCAAACACCTGCACGCATATATGTGCACATGAACACACGTGTACTCACACAGGACACACACCgcacatgcatgcacatgcaCGTGCACAtagacacatgcacatacacacacacaaactcatGTTCACACACATatgttcacacacacacctgcacacatacatacatgcacacacatccaTGCACATGCAAACACACGCATGCACACTCACACCTGTACACACATGCACTAATGCATGCACATGGCAACCATAGGAACTCACCCATACGCACACATGTACATGCATACCCACATGCAAGAACACACGTTGTCGTGGGTTCAGCTGAGGGCCCTTAGctgcacatacatgcacatgAACACACATGTAGATGGAcacatacagaatcatagaaacagaGGTGTGTTTGAGTTGGAAGCTCATCCGCCATccacagatacacacacatgggtacacacatgtgcacatgcaCTTTGATGcctacacatacacacatgcacacacatacatcaACATACATGCGCACAGacgcacatacacacacaagtaTGTCCATCTAtgccaacacacacacacacagacccaGACACCCCAAACCACACATGtatgcacaaacacacatggACACCTTTAGTGAGCAGTTGCAGCATCACTGTGCTGAACTCATTTCCTCTCCCTATTGGGTTATTAGGGATAAAAACACACATGTGCCATTATTAATAGTTTATTActctattttctctgttttccccttttttcacattttaacagCTATTTTTATCTCCCTTTTTGATCAGAAAGGCCATGGATGAAGCTGCTCTGGGAAGCTTTGCAGCGTCAGGAGCCTCCTCACTGCAGACCTGGATGGAGTTAGGAGCTGCGGAATAGGGATCAATTGCTGAGTGTTGATACCGGGTGATATATGAATCCTAACGCATCAGGAATTGGCTATGGGATAGGCAAGACAAGCGAAACCCATCAGTTCCCATCAGCGAAATGGATTCGCTGGCTGCAAACCTCAGAGAGAGGATGGGAGGGGAATGGACACAAGTGTTTAAATAACCACCATGGTGGGAAGCAGGAATAGattcctccttctccagcttctgggAAAAGGCCATAGCTGAGCACGATGCTGcatggtgaagggtctggagtcTGGAAAtgactgagggagctggggggttcagatggagaagagaaggctcaggggggacctgatggctccctccaagtgcctgcaggaggatggagccaggaggggctgggctctgctcccaaggaacaagggatgggacaagaggaaccagcctcaagctgcaccagggcaggtttagatggagctgaggaacaattcctgccccacagggtgctcagccattggaatagggcttttccaacctggttgattccattATTCTGTGGTGGGACATTGGTCTTGGGGATGCCCAAGGACATGGGTGTCACTCAATCAAACTGCAGCATCCTGAAGTACAGCCCTGCCTAAAAGGTTCATGATGCCAAGGGCATCATGATTGGGTGCAAGCCAGAGCCAGCCCCATATTTCACAGCCCCCCAAATCAACACTGATTTTGGGGTGACCCCCAGGCAGTGATTCCATGCCGCATCAGTGCTGGGATATGGAACAGCTCCAAGCATCCCTCATGCAATGACAGTCAGGATGTTTCAGGAGCTGAGCAATAAGGATCTTGGTGAATCTTCTGGCATCCTTAGATGAAGCCAGGATGCTTTGCAGTCAAGCTTAAGCTGCTGGAGACCATCCTGAGACACGTTTAATGGTGTATCCTGCATCTCATGACACCATGAAGAGCACACTCACCAGCTTGACAATGAGAACTGATGCTGCCACAGTCAGAGCTTGCCCAGATTTATGGCTTTCTCTCCTGGGTCTTGGACAACAAGAGGGATCAACTTGTTTTCTCAGCCCACCAACTGACATCCCATCATATGTTGTCATTGCATGCTCTCCCCCTTGCCCTTTGCACATGTAACCGCCAATTGTGGTAGGAAATAATGTTATGGTCTTGTAGGAACCGAGCTGCAAATCTCAGTGCAAGACCTACAGGAGGGGAAggtggcttggagcaagctgctctaatggaaagtgtccctatccatggcaggggttggagctggatgagctttatggtcccttccaacccaaaccaggctgggatcctatgCTTCTATGATGCTATGAGTGACTGAAAGACTTTAGGGGGGGAAAGTGCTCAGTGACTTGCAGAAGCCAAGAGCTGGGTGACTCAGGGCTTTATGGGCTCCTCCTTGCACTCAGCAATGGACATTGATCCATTGGTCCACAGGCCAGTGATAAAGGGATTACAGAGAACGACCTATTGAGGGATTAAGGGAACTTAATGTTCCAAGCTAAATGCAAGCAAAAGAAATTGGATAAATGGCTATAAGTACCTGCAAAGGGAAAAGCCAAGGAGGATGGAGTCGGAGCTACATCAGGGGCCACGTGTATGTGAGTGGATGTTAGGAAATAAGGGGTAATGGTGAGGAAATTACAGATAATGAGGTTTAAAAGCCATAGAGGTGAGAATTAAGCAATGGGAGTAAATTAAACAACAGCAAAGATTCCCAGGAGGTGTTAACATGGGATTGTAGggtcccttccatccctgcAATCACAGCTCAGTGATGATGTACTGAACACTGCTAAGAATGGGATGCGCAGGGTGCTGGGCAtccagtctaggtcatgctttgcctagaaaggttggagcagatgatccttgaggtcccttccaatttgggattccatgatcctatgatcTGTCTCTGATGCTGTTTTGGGTACCATCCACCCTCGCCCTATCAGCAACTGAAACCCAAGTCAGCAAAGAGACCAAGAGGAGAATGTAAGTGACCAGAGAAACGTGTGGCTATAGGAGAAGTTGGATGGGCCTTTTGGTGGATGGGTCCGACCATGGAGAGGTTCATCTACATGAGGTTTCCTCCACTGTTATCATTGCTTTGAATCATCACCCGTGTGCAGACAGGGACTTGCTGAGCATTACACAGAAAGCCTGGGAATAAATCCTTATCTTCTCATTCCCAGTACAAACCCTTCTCATCCCATATAATCACTTCCCTCAGAGCATGGAAGATGGGGATTGGGGTATTACAAGGACAGATGTGATATAAGGTTATACCATCGCATGGCTCCTTTCTAGGACACCTTGAAGTGTGGTGGTCCCCACAGACACAGCAGATGACTCTTCCCCTCTCCATTTCCAGCCCATACCCATATGAAGTCACTGTAAAGCTAAACTCCTTCTTCCTATTTTGACCTGATAGATTTATACTAGTCTATTCCATaaggttggttttggggtttggttctATTGCCTTCCAATCCTAAGATGATCCCATGACTACTGAGTTGTGAAGGATGttccaacagcagcaacacCCATTAGTAGGGATGGGGTTGATGACAATGAGGACAGGACCTATCTGTAAAGCAGTTCCAGAGCTGATGGCACCTTTGACAGTCACCCACATCTGAAGCTCCCCTGCCACAATGTGGACAGTgacaggaggagaaagcaagaggaaaggagcagagcagagcaaagagCAAGGTGAAGCCTTCAGGGATGGGTTCCTGCAGGGGAATCAGTGCCTTGGCTGTAGTCTGAGGTGTGAACTGGGccagagctcccagagctcAGGTATGACCATTTGCAATAGAATAAACCAGAAGAGGTCCCTGGTTTGGTACCAAGCAGGACTTCAGGATGGAAAACACCTTGAAGCATCACCTCTGGACCAAGGGTGTCCCCTCCTTGGACACATAACAAACCccctgacatggtttagtgtgaggtgtccctgcccatggcaggggttggaactggatgatcttaaggtcctttccaacctaaaccattccatgattctatgactgtattGGGGGTTGCACAACTCAGGAAGATGAAGAGCTCTGGACCTGCAGACCTGCCCACAGCATTGCTGGTGGTTCATCATAGAAGACATCTCATCTCCAAGCAACAGAGCTGAAAGACCTAAAAGCCTCTTTGCATTCAGAGCAGAAGGGTCCTGACAtttgcagcagaaaacaaaggatgGGGAGAGGTTCAAGCAAAACCTAAGCCACTTTCAGCTCAGTTAAAGCTATTGGTGTCTTTAGGAGGAGAGCCTTTGGGGTTACACCAGAGCCCTGTTGTTTGCAGTGATTCCAGAAATGAAGTCTAGCAGATGTACATTCCTCGTATCCTGACAAAACCAAAGGGTTATTTTACACCTAACACCTCTGATTTGCTTTTGCCAAGGGTTGtgctctgttttgttctgtataTCCTGGTGGTGGGGAGGTTTGGGGTTCTGAAATGCCTCTTGGCCCAGTGAAtgatatagaatcatggaatggtttgagttggaaaggaccttaagatcatccagttccaacccctgccatgggcagggacacctcacactaaaccatggcacccaaggctctgtccaacctggccttgaacactgccagggatggagcattcacaacctccctgggcaacccattccagtgcctcagcaccctcacagggaagagcttctgccttatctccaacctgaacttcccctgtttcagtctgaacccatcaccccttgtcctatcactgcagtccctgatgaagagcccctctccagcatccctgtaggccccttcagacactggaagctgctctgaggtctccacgcagcttctcttctccaggctcaacagccccaatgttctcagcctggctccatacaggagctgctccagcccctgctcatcctcgtggcctcctctggacttgttccaacagctccatgtcctttttatgctgaggaccccagaactgcacacaatgctccaggtgaggtctcatgagagcagagcagaggggcaggatcacctccttcaccctgctggtcacgctcctttggatgcagcccaggatacggttgctttctgggctgtaagcacacactgcagccggctcatgttcagtttctcaccGATGCCTTTGCATGTGTGACAGTGCTCTATCAGTGTGCTGGCTGTTGTTCAGTTCAGCCTGTTAGCAGCCTGATGCTGTATCCTGGTTACCACCAGAGCCTTGGTTTTCCAGGCCTGGTTTCTGTGTTTCCCTGAGCAGTTTCTCTGTTCCATGAGGATTTTCCCCCCATATTCCTGAATTACGTTTCTTCCATTCAGTAAATCATATCTGTTTGGATGTGCCTTGGCTGAGGCTCAGATTGCGGTGGGAGGCAGGAACGCAAAGGGGAGGTAGCATCCCCTTCCTCACTCACCATGTAACCATGGGCATGGATACCTGTCTGccccatccattcatccatccatgtCTTGTCAGAGGCGTGATGGTGCTCATGTATCCCTGCCTTCAGTGAAGCCCCTTTGTGTTGTTTCCCCATCTTCTTGGCTGAGATTGAAATCCACTCACCCCTTATCACTTGCAAATACACGTGAACTGCCCATGCTTGTCCCTTCCTGCAGTGCACAGGGTGGTTTGTAGGGGAATGGGGGAAATAAAGCCTGGTTCACACAtatagatcatagaatcccagaatggtttgggttggaagggaccttaaagctcatccagctccaacccctgccacgggcagggaccccttccactggagcagctgctccaagcccctgtgtccaacctggccttgagcactgccagggatggagcattcacaacttccttgggagCCGGTTCAAATGCCTTATCCCCAACCTgcacttcccctgtttcagtctgaacccatcaccccttgtcctatcactgcagtccctgatgaagagcccctctccagcatccttggagcccccttcagacactggaagctgctctgaggtctccacgcagcttctcttctccaggctcaacagccccaatgttctcagcctggctccatacaggagctgctccagcccctgagcatcctcgtggcctcctttggacttgttcccAATGCTTCATCTTCTCCATGAACATCCAAATATTGCAGAATTTGGATATTTGAAGACACAAGTGGGTCCAGAAAGGAGTTTATTTCCCAAGTTTGTGTGGTAAAGCAGGAGCTCCTCACCATCTAACcccatgctccatccctggcagtgttcaaggccaggttggacaaagctttgggtgccatggttaatgtgaggtgtccttgcccatggcaggggttggaactggatgatcttaaggtcctttccaacccaaaccattctgtgattctattctatgcTGAGTCACATTGGCACAAAGCAGGTTACACctccctcagcctcctcctcctccccatgcAGGAAGGTGTCTGCAGgcagccaccaccaccagcactgTACATTGCCCCATCCCCTCTCCTGTAAGGCTGG
This window encodes:
- the MAP6 gene encoding microtubule-associated protein 6 isoform X2, with product MAWPCISRACCIARFWSQLDKADIAVPLVFTKYSEATEHPAARPVPVAPIDTQPGAEAAAVGTGTGTGGGGGGEAAPGAARPGPAPHGSPPADSVMRHDYKPWKVQRPEPSCKPKSEYQPSDTPFEKETQYQKDFRAWPIPKRGDHPWIPKPGPSPVLALDRGSPEKPAQEKRRKVLPGAERKEEDGEAEDEHPKAVRAGDGRDKARKKVEETEVGRGRAAADALNRQIKEEVAAGVSSSYRNEFRPWVDVKPVKAIKAKPQYKPPEEKMTHETSYSAQFKGETSKPAPADNKYLERRRIRTLYSEPYKEPPKGALQFPTHDCGGP
- the MAP6 gene encoding microtubule-associated protein 6 isoform X1 → MAWPCISRACCIARFWSQLDKADIAVPLVFTKYSEATEHPAARPVPVAPIDTQPGAEAAAVGTGTGTGGGGGGEAAPGAARPGPAPHGSPPADSVMRHDYKPWKVQRPEPSCKPKSEYQPSDTPFEKETQYQKDFRAWPIPKRGDHPWIPKPGPSPVLALDRGSPEKPAQEKRRKVLPGAERKEEDGEAEDEHPKAVRAGDGRDKARKKVEETEVGRGRAAADALNRQIKEEVAAGVSSSYRNEFRPWVDVKPVKAIKAKPQYKPPEEKMTHETSYSAQFKGETSKPAPADNKYLERRRIRTLYSEPYKEPPKVEKPSVKPSKPKKTTTSHKPLKKAKDKQIASGRAAKKKSAETSNTAKPEDKEKSKEMNNKLAEAKE